Below is a genomic region from Henckelia pumila isolate YLH828 chromosome 3, ASM3356847v2, whole genome shotgun sequence.
ttccttcttcagttatatagtgtgagttatacacttgagggccctatcgattataatagaggttctgaaataaccaaggggtggttatagtcatccgggactagcgactccaaagggctaactacggacgaaggtatggtccgggaatctatttaagttttgggagtacttattagcttagttaaggcttatagaatttatgtagtgatacggtgaacttttgaatataggcttggaatctaggatctattatacttgaactagcctagaggtacgtacacattgactgagatttccagcgagtatacatgtttatatgttgcatttatttggcattattatatggcatgatgtatgatttaccgttttctatactcatatgtcatgtgcatatacacgttgagcctataccttgttatacctgactataaagccgctcagctctatactcgatagtctgtcactgagagtaccgcgacggcgggggcatttatgtctgtctactctggtgtactagacgagtgtggttgcacccagaggttgatccgtgcggtggcagcactcatatggcgccggttctgagcatgacttttcagatgaccctgtaccagtcatcatgttgcatgcattatatacatatgtttactcatgtctatgtactgggcgtagcgctcacgtcctagttgttatcttggacaccctattccatggggcaggtcgcaggatggacggagctggtagttcaaggcaggactagggagcaggagctttgaaagtttttatacagcacgatttattagctgtataatgtttacttttaagaatttcgatatggttgtatcactacagatttaagcctggattatattactaagctgatatgtacattatggattatgtttccgcacgtttttactctgttaagtattttgctgtattaagtttaatgcatgctattagttgccagttagtaggtgattccatgcagggtcactacaagactactcaaacttgagggtattcggatgtcttgcatatgctcatttgaaacaggacaagttggaagcaagggcagtcagatgtatattcattgggtatccggATGGTATGAAGTGTTATAAGGTTTGGAACATGGagtcaagaggtccaaagtgcttcaacaccagggatgtgaagtttgatgaatccaaactgggatataaaatgaatacagatGTAAAGGACAGTCAGATCAGTGTGAATGATAAACTACCGATTGAGATGGAGTCTTCTGTGCCAGATGAAGAGTCAGATGAGAtgcaagatgatgatatgacagcGAGTGATCCAAAAGAGGACTTAAGTACTTATAATCTTGCAAGGGACAGAATCAGAAGGGAGATCAGAGCtcctaagaggtttggtgaagctgatctggcttggtatgcgctaacagtagctgaggaggtggagtaTTCAGAGCCGAATACATATGATAAAGCTATGACGAGTAAACAAAAAAACAAGTGAattgaagctatgaatgaagagataaactcacttgagaagaatcaaacctggaagctagtagacagaccgaagcatcaaaagacattgggatgcaagtggatctataaacagaaggaaggaactcctggtacagatcagatcaagtatgagtcaagattggttgcaaagggttttggtCAAGTAGAAGGGATAGATTTTAATGAGGTCTACTCTCCAGTGGTCAAACATTGTTCCATCCGAATTATGTTAGCACCGGTGAACCAGCTCAACTTGGAGCTTGAGCAGATGAATGTGAAAACTGTGTTTCTACACGGAGACCTGAAAGAAACCATTTATATGGACCAACCAAAGGGcttcatacatcagaaaacCCAAAACAAAGTCTGCTTACtgagaaaatcattgtatgggctaaAGCAGAGTCCGAGGCAGTGGAACAAaaggtttgatgagttcatgattggtATTGGTTTTGTGAAAAGCCAATATGACAGATATGCCTATCTGAAAAAGGATGATGGGCAGGTTATCTTGTACCTActgatttacgttgatgatatcttgatcgcaagtaaaagtaggacagagatatcatccttgaaacaacagctcaacacagagtttgagatgaaagatctgggTGAAGCGAAGAGAATTTTGGGCATGGACATAGTGAGAAACAGGAAAAGTCAGGAGATTCATCTAAGTCAGAAGAACTATTTGAAGAAAGTTGTTCTGCGGTACAACATGAATCATGAAAAATCTGTCTTGACCCCTCTGGGACAgcatttgaagctatctgcgAATCAGTCACCTGAAAGTGAGGAAGACAAGAAGAAGATGACTGATATTCCATATGCTAGTGAAGTGGGGAGTTtcatatatggaatggtgtgtagtAGGCCTGATCTGGCATACACAATCAGTGTGGTGTCAAGATTCATGGCTAATCCAGAAACATATCATTGGGAAGCTCTGAAATGGATTCTTcgatatctcataaacacaactgggttggggttgaagtttgaaaaacagcaagatgggattgatccggtagttggatatgtggattcagattttgcTGGGAACTTAGACACTAGAAAGTCATTGACTGGTtatgtgttcaccttttatggCACAACGATCACCTGGAAGTCAAATCTACAGTCAGTGGTTGCCctttctaccactgaggcaAAATTCATAGCTGTTACTGAGGCCATAAAGGAAGGATTATGGTTAAAAGAGATGATAGCGGAGTTGGGtgtaaaacaagatcaagttgtagtacactgtgacaatcaaagtgcaatacacttgacgaaacaccaagtctatcatgaacgatcgaaacacatagatgtgaagATGCATTTCGTGAGAGATGTGATTGCAAAAGGAGATGTGATCCTTGTGAAGATAGCATCAGAAGAAAACCCTGCAGATGCTATGATGAAGTTATTGTcgtatgctaagttcaagaaatatttggacttagttaatgcggtgGTTGGGAATTAGCCAAGGGGGCTAGGATGGAGAGCAACATTCAacctgaaagaatcaaggtggagattgttgaagtatgcttctatcagattgaatgggaatagagaagagatctgattgaatagtacagatcagatgagctcgatgttcagatgagttcatggtccagatcgaatactgggatcagatcgatttgatggtcagatgagtcttcgaaagagttcatgcagatagattgctcgagtattgtaacttggttagaagtcagatgaagttTCCGTAAAGCTGGAAGCTTGCAggcagatcgatgcagatcgaagtgcgagagcagatcagactgatgaatgaaggcttatcgggctggaccatgttgactttataattgggccataagttactgttgacctaaagcccaagatgaaagtcggtgtaattctctatataaaCAGATGGAAAATGGCCGCAACgaacataacagaaaatcaaattcttcagaatatattgagagagaagaaggagagatttcggaggagaaaacttgggcggagattgtgacgggaagattcAAGTATCAATAGCTTGAATCGTGTCTGTATCTAGCATTAAGAGTTTTCTGGTctatctctgtaataagccctgttcttgagcttggattgttctgttggtgattaataaagtggtcgtgttgctctcccgtggacgtaggcaaatttattgccgaaccacgtaaatacttgcgttgtttattgctttcgcgtgagtgtttgagtttgatctgtgtgcgttggtTTTATAGGTATTTATGGGATTATTGTTCTTGTTTGCTTGCGAGGTGAATTCTCGGAATACTAAATTttggattgattcctaacactTATGATTGAAAATCAAACCTATTGTCAAATGAACTGAGTCTGAAATAAACTTGAAGATGGAAGTCATTTCGTTTTTGATAGACCGAAAAGCCTTCAACAAAATAATGATTATGTCGATAGCTGTGAAATCGGGACAAAAACCTACTTTGAGGGAGAAAACTAAAAACAAATGTTTTATTCAACGAGAATTAAGAAATCTTAGAATGCAACAACATTCTAAATTTTGCTATGTCGGTCTGAATTAGTTAGTATTATCACGTTATCTAAAAAATGGCGAGATATTATATCCTGATTTAAGGAGTAAAATTTTCACATATTACATACGTATATGTATGTATTGTATGCATGCGTAATCGTATCTCGAAAATATTTGGTGGAAGCAAATCCCATGTATCATACAAAATTTGTAATCTCTCCAAACTGAACAATCCTGCAAACTCAAAACTCTTCCACATGACTCCCTCCCTCCCTTTCTCACTTCTCAAATCACATAAAACTACTCGCAAACTGCAAACTTGTCGTCGCATCCCACCATGGCCTATTTGATCAAAAGAATCAATCTCTCCATTTTCAGAATCATTGCTTATGCCACTATTTTTGTTTCCATTGCTTCCACTCTGTTTCTTGGCTTTCGGCCCTTGTCGGATTCTTCTTCTCCGCCACCCTCTTTGTACAGAAATCTGACCCGTGATCACCAGAAAACCAACCAAGTTGAAGTCTTGGATCTAACACTACTTAACAACAATGCAATCCCACCGGTGTCGGCCAACTTCGATGCCATTCATGCTTCTGGAGAGGGAATTTCGACGATGGAGTCTCTGATGAATTGCGATTTTTTTGATGGAAAGTGGGTGAGAGACGAGTCCTACCCATTGTACGTCCCCGGTTCTTGTTCTCTGATCGACGAACAATTCGACTGTTTTGGCAACGGTAGGCCTGATAATGAATATCACAAACTTAAGTGGAAGCCAAAGGATTGCACTCTCCCAAGGTGTTGTTCTTTATAATCAACtgctgtgattttttttttaattgtcatTTGCAGATTGAATACATTGATGTTCTGTGTTGGTTGTTCAGGTTGGATGGAAGTCATATGCTGGAATtattgagaggaaagaggctCGCTTTCGTTGGCGATTCTctgaacagaaacatgtgggaATCTCTTGTTTGCATACTCAAGAACTCTGTGAAAGACCAGAAAAAGGTTTATGAAGAGTCGGGGAGGCAACAGTTTAGGACAGAAACTTCCTTTTCCTTTATATTTGAGGCAAGTTTGTTTTGAGTTAATACATGGGATTTTGTCTCTGTTTGATTCAACTATCTTCTTCATAGGACTATAACTGTTCGGTGGAGTTTCATGTGTCTCCTTTTCTGGTGCAAGAATGGGAAGCCGAAGGAAGAAACGGAACGAAGAAGGAAACGCTTCGACTCGATTTGATTGGGAACTCTGCAGATAAGTATAAAAACGCAGACATAATCGTGTTCAATAGTGGCCACTGGTGG
It encodes:
- the LOC140892257 gene encoding protein trichome birefringence-like, with the translated sequence MAYLIKRINLSIFRIIAYATIFVSIASTLFLGFRPLSDSSSPPPSLYRNLTRDHQKTNQVEVLDLTLLNNNAIPPVSANFDAIHASGEGISTMESLMNCDFFDGKWVRDESYPLYVPGSCSLIDEQFDCFGNGRPDNEYHKLKWKPKDCTLPRLDGSHMLELLRGKRLAFVGDSLNRNMWESLVCILKNSVKDQKKVYEESGRQQFRTETSFSFIFEDYNCSVEFHVSPFLVQEWEAEGRNGTKKETLRLDLIGNSADKYKNADIIVFNSGHWWTHVKTSKGKDYYQEGSHVYSYLKATEAFRKALITWGSWVEANFDPTKSFVFFKGYSASHFNGGQWNSGGQCDGETEPIEIETSLSIYLPWMRVVEGVLQGMRSDVVSYMNVTRMTDYRKDGHPSVYRRRNMSDEARKSLSSQDCSHWCLPGVPDAWNEILYAQLLLKLNHYEQ